A genomic window from bacterium includes:
- the fliG gene encoding flagellar motor switch protein FliG, with product MRQASGELSSRQKAAILLVSLGTDTASKLLTFMSEEEVESLSLEVARLERIQPDKKEQVLGEFHELCLGQKYIAEGGVEAAQNVLEAAFGGERAKFIIRRVVQALQIVPFDFLKKTDPSQLMSFIQDEHPQTIALILAYLAPDLAANVMSKLPLELRADVAERIASMDRTPPEVIHQVEQVLQKKLSSIVSSNLTSAGGVKALAELLNIVDRATERTILDGLSDTNPELAEEVKKLMFVFEDIMQIDDRAIQQILKEADMKDLALALKGTSHEVQEHIMHNMSERAVDILKEDMEFMGPVKVRNVEEAQQRIVAIIRRLEDAGEIVLSRGAEDEVVV from the coding sequence ATGAGACAAGCATCAGGTGAACTCTCAAGCCGTCAGAAAGCGGCCATTCTCTTGGTATCGCTTGGCACCGATACGGCAAGTAAATTACTTACTTTCATGTCAGAAGAAGAAGTTGAGTCTCTATCACTTGAAGTAGCGCGATTGGAGCGTATTCAACCCGATAAAAAGGAGCAAGTTCTCGGTGAATTCCATGAGTTGTGCCTGGGACAAAAGTATATAGCTGAAGGTGGAGTAGAAGCTGCTCAGAATGTTCTCGAAGCCGCATTCGGTGGGGAGCGTGCGAAATTCATCATTCGGCGTGTGGTCCAAGCGCTACAAATTGTGCCATTTGATTTTCTCAAAAAGACTGACCCCTCTCAGCTAATGAGTTTTATTCAAGACGAGCACCCGCAAACTATCGCGCTCATCCTGGCCTACTTGGCTCCTGACCTAGCGGCAAATGTCATGTCTAAGCTGCCGCTTGAGTTAAGGGCAGATGTTGCCGAACGGATTGCCTCAATGGATCGCACCCCTCCGGAAGTTATCCATCAGGTCGAGCAAGTGCTTCAGAAAAAGCTCTCATCCATCGTCTCATCCAACTTAACAAGTGCCGGTGGAGTAAAGGCGCTTGCAGAATTATTGAATATCGTTGACCGAGCCACTGAACGTACAATTTTAGATGGTCTTAGCGACACTAATCCGGAGCTTGCTGAGGAAGTCAAAAAGCTTATGTTTGTCTTCGAAGATATCATGCAAATTGACGACCGCGCCATCCAGCAAATTCTAAAGGAAGCGGATATGAAAGACCTTGCCCTCGCGCTTAAAGGAACCAGTCACGAAGTGCAAGAGCACATCATGCACAACATGTCAGAGCGCGCCGTTGACATCCTTAAAGAAGACATGGAATTCATGGGGCCTGTAAAAGTCCGTAATGTTGAAGAAGCGCAGCAAAGGATTGTAGCCATTATCCGCCGCCTTGAAGATGCCGGCGAAATCGTTCTGTCTCGTGGAGCGGAGGATGAAGTTGTCGTCTAG
- a CDS encoding FliH/SctL family protein, protein MKLSSSVIKEGLVTTAALAQVLELVKPTTRCPRERRRQADCGLCDYLRKTYEDINDPLEVEGLISQTFAEARNQGFEAGYAEATQIVRAEAELRFEEMKKDVQTLMERILNAVDQFRVDAEPELVALALEIGRKVIRQELRTNHDTVIGITRDALRRIPHSENIVIKVNPQDLNSHREHRDDFLRIMDGARRIDIVEDRRVPPGGVMIEAESTTVDARIETQMGAITESLTDPEPPGENQ, encoded by the coding sequence ATGAAGTTGTCGTCTAGTGTAATTAAAGAAGGTTTAGTGACCACTGCAGCGCTCGCTCAAGTGCTTGAACTGGTTAAGCCGACTACGCGTTGTCCTCGCGAACGACGACGGCAAGCCGATTGCGGTCTTTGCGATTACCTTCGTAAAACCTATGAAGACATCAATGACCCTCTCGAAGTCGAAGGTTTAATATCGCAAACCTTCGCTGAAGCTCGCAATCAAGGTTTTGAAGCAGGTTATGCCGAAGCAACCCAAATAGTAAGGGCTGAAGCAGAACTTCGGTTTGAAGAAATGAAAAAGGATGTTCAAACGCTAATGGAGCGCATTCTGAACGCTGTTGACCAATTTCGCGTTGACGCAGAACCTGAATTGGTTGCGCTTGCACTCGAAATTGGCCGCAAAGTCATCCGGCAGGAATTACGAACCAATCATGATACAGTGATTGGAATCACTCGCGATGCCCTGCGGCGTATTCCACATAGCGAAAATATCGTCATCAAAGTCAATCCGCAGGACCTCAACTCACACCGTGAACACCGAGATGATTTCCTTCGAATTATGGACGGAGCTCGGCGTATCGATATCGTTGAAGATAGGCGAGTACCCCCTGGCGGCGTAATGATTGAAGCTGAAAGCACCACTGTTGATGCCAGAATTGAGACACAAATGGGAGCTATCACTGAAAGCCTAACTGATCCGGAACCACCCGGTGAAAACCAATGA
- a CDS encoding FliI/YscN family ATPase, with translation MNLTPKLIKPDLSAYHDRLRNLDPVKISGRIAQVVGLVMESTGPGTRIGELCEVHRRRNQTPLLAETVGFRGDRVLLMPIGGMDGVGIGSEVVSTGRIASVKVGPSLLGRILDGLGNPMDGGPPIQAEKIYPLENSPPNALERKMIDSPLPLGVRSIDSLMTCARGQRIGIFSGSGVGKSTLLGMIARNGTAQVNVISLVGERGREVREFIEHDLGPEGLARSVVIVATSDQPSLVRLKAALVATAIAEYFRDCGMDVLLMMDSVTRLAMAQREVGLAIGEPPSSKGYTPSVFAMLPKLLERAGNGAVGSITGIYTVLVEGDDTNEPIADAVRSILDGHIVLTRKLTNRGHYPPIDVLQSLSRVMPMITSDEHRAAAVKIRDLMASYSDSEDLISIGAYQSGANTKTDKAIAMMPVIEEFLKQGKAEPSAYRTTLVKLMEMANA, from the coding sequence ATGAATCTCACGCCAAAGCTAATTAAACCTGACCTATCTGCCTATCATGACCGACTGCGCAATCTCGATCCGGTCAAAATCAGTGGTCGCATTGCTCAAGTGGTCGGATTAGTAATGGAGTCAACGGGTCCAGGAACTCGAATCGGTGAATTGTGTGAAGTCCATCGACGACGCAACCAGACACCGTTATTAGCGGAGACCGTCGGTTTTCGCGGAGATCGAGTGCTTTTAATGCCTATCGGCGGAATGGACGGGGTTGGCATTGGAAGCGAAGTAGTCTCTACTGGACGAATTGCTTCTGTAAAGGTCGGACCGTCTTTGTTAGGCCGAATTCTTGATGGTCTTGGCAACCCGATGGACGGTGGCCCTCCCATTCAGGCTGAAAAGATTTACCCCTTAGAGAATTCACCCCCGAATGCGCTCGAGCGGAAGATGATCGATTCCCCGCTCCCGCTTGGAGTTCGGTCAATTGATAGCTTGATGACCTGTGCTCGCGGGCAACGTATCGGTATCTTCTCTGGTAGCGGTGTTGGGAAGAGTACGCTTTTAGGAATGATTGCCCGAAACGGAACAGCGCAGGTAAACGTTATTTCACTGGTCGGCGAACGCGGCCGTGAAGTGCGTGAATTCATTGAGCACGATTTAGGCCCCGAAGGTCTCGCAAGATCAGTCGTTATCGTTGCAACTTCCGATCAGCCATCTCTCGTACGCCTTAAAGCTGCTCTGGTAGCAACCGCTATCGCAGAGTATTTTCGCGATTGCGGGATGGATGTATTGCTCATGATGGATTCAGTAACCCGATTGGCGATGGCTCAGCGAGAGGTTGGTTTGGCAATTGGCGAACCGCCAAGCAGCAAGGGCTATACCCCATCGGTATTCGCAATGCTTCCCAAGCTCCTCGAACGCGCTGGAAATGGAGCTGTCGGTTCGATAACTGGCATCTACACAGTTTTGGTCGAGGGTGACGACACAAACGAACCAATCGCCGATGCGGTACGGTCGATTTTAGATGGGCACATTGTCCTCACTCGTAAATTGACGAACCGAGGCCATTATCCGCCTATCGATGTTTTGCAAAGTCTTTCCCGTGTTATGCCGATGATTACTTCTGACGAACATCGCGCTGCGGCAGTCAAAATACGCGACCTGATGGCTTCCTATAGCGATTCGGAAGATTTGATTTCCATCGGAGCTTATCAATCAGGGGCGAACACTAAAACGGACAAAGCCATCGCAATGATGCCCGTAATCGAAGAATTTTTGAAACAAGGCAAAGCTGAGCCGAGCGCCTATAGGACCACACTTGTGAAACTAATGGAAATGGCCAATGCGTAG
- the fliJ gene encoding flagellar export protein FliJ: protein MRRFRFRLQKVLDYKKKLEEEAERVYGLAKIQRELAQSVLEQIRNDLADALTNSGEFSIERSKLRVIFIEASEDRMRQQEIVIETLVREEAVLKERWLEARKERKVLDKLHEKAVEQYQYEVDHFDQIALDEWGTLHRRAA, encoded by the coding sequence ATGCGTAGATTTCGCTTCCGACTACAGAAAGTGCTGGATTATAAAAAAAAGCTCGAAGAAGAAGCCGAGCGAGTTTACGGACTAGCCAAAATTCAGCGTGAATTGGCTCAAAGCGTACTCGAACAGATTCGTAATGATTTGGCTGATGCGCTTACTAACTCGGGAGAATTCTCTATTGAGCGCTCTAAGCTTCGAGTGATCTTTATTGAAGCTTCGGAAGATAGGATGCGACAACAAGAAATTGTCATCGAAACGCTTGTTCGGGAAGAAGCAGTACTCAAGGAACGCTGGCTCGAAGCTCGAAAAGAACGCAAGGTGCTTGATAAGTTACATGAAAAAGCAGTTGAGCAATATCAGTACGAAGTCGACCACTTTGATCAAATAGCTTTGGATGAGTGGGGTACCCTCCACCGTCGAGCAGCCTAG
- a CDS encoding lytic transglycosylase domain-containing protein produces the protein MPIENVQNVMQRIQMIETRMDQVFGSPPTTLNFQDMLNGAGKKEAVNLPSDLEPLIGEMSQKYQVDANLIRAVIKQESGGNPRAVSPAGAKGLMQLMPGTASGLGVTSPFDPAQNMDGGVRYLKGLLDRFGNDVPKALAAYNAGPGAVQRYNGIPPYRETQNYVKRIMGMME, from the coding sequence ATGCCAATTGAAAACGTTCAAAATGTGATGCAGCGGATACAGATGATTGAAACGCGAATGGACCAGGTTTTTGGTTCACCGCCAACAACGCTCAATTTCCAAGACATGCTCAACGGCGCAGGGAAGAAAGAAGCAGTTAATTTGCCTTCCGACTTGGAGCCGCTTATCGGCGAGATGTCACAAAAATATCAGGTCGATGCGAATCTGATTCGAGCGGTCATCAAACAAGAATCAGGTGGCAATCCACGCGCAGTATCGCCTGCAGGCGCAAAAGGTCTAATGCAGCTTATGCCGGGAACAGCGTCCGGTCTAGGGGTCACTTCCCCGTTCGATCCTGCTCAAAACATGGACGGCGGAGTCCGATACTTAAAAGGCCTACTGGATCGTTTCGGCAACGATGTGCCAAAGGCATTAGCCGCCTATAATGCAGGCCCAGGCGCGGTTCAACGCTATAACGGCATCCCTCCCTATCGAGAAACTCAAAATTACGTCAAGCGCATCATGGGGATGATGGAATAA
- a CDS encoding STAS domain-containing protein produces the protein MPKETCTVKVRPAGRTAFVVVEGYLNSTAPSPEQLTRTTLGHGSRYVILDLTNASELDKEGLKWLSELRDSLESKDLDLKVVVKENSKVRRILKLMQYDRFLHLVSTLFQAWRPNSGKKRTPKLPKSA, from the coding sequence ATGCCTAAGGAAACATGTACTGTCAAAGTTCGGCCAGCAGGGAGGACTGCGTTTGTTGTTGTAGAAGGCTACTTGAATTCCACTGCTCCCTCACCTGAACAATTAACAAGGACTACGCTTGGGCACGGCTCTCGTTATGTAATTCTTGATTTAACCAATGCCAGCGAACTCGATAAAGAAGGTTTGAAGTGGCTATCCGAGCTGCGGGATAGCCTGGAAAGTAAAGATCTGGACCTAAAAGTTGTTGTCAAAGAGAATAGCAAGGTTCGCCGCATTCTGAAGCTAATGCAATACGATCGTTTCCTTCATTTGGTCTCAACGCTATTCCAAGCTTGGCGTCCGAATTCGGGCAAAAAGCGTACTCCAAAACTCCCTAAATCCGCCTAG
- a CDS encoding class I SAM-dependent methyltransferase gives MVCELCGSNQAQELFVGADRLLGVPGEFCVQQCIVCGLIYTNPRPTSEALRDYYPDTYGVYAPEGGQAVRLSIYHQRLARKLSRIKTSQRRVLDIGCGDGAFLTEMKALGWQCKGLEMDEKAAKRARDERGLDIVNSTIDGTRFESGSFDLIVLSHVLEHVPHPRQALRWVREWLTDDGYLFITLPNVDSWERRRFGKDWYPWDIPRHFTHFSPSTLSKLMAEEGFKPISTQFLTAFYLPQSMRYRRLAIASPVTSTASAKSPKEMIKTFVFRSLLTFGSIAGKAIHGEIMEVIARKSTQ, from the coding sequence GTGGTTTGTGAATTATGTGGAAGTAATCAAGCGCAGGAGCTTTTCGTTGGCGCAGACCGGTTACTTGGAGTGCCAGGGGAGTTTTGCGTTCAACAATGTATAGTCTGCGGATTAATTTATACCAACCCACGCCCGACCTCTGAAGCATTACGTGATTACTATCCCGACACCTATGGCGTTTATGCGCCGGAAGGTGGGCAGGCAGTCAGGCTCTCTATTTATCATCAACGATTAGCCAGAAAGCTAAGTCGAATAAAAACAAGCCAAAGACGCGTGTTGGATATTGGTTGTGGAGATGGCGCTTTTCTAACAGAAATGAAAGCCCTTGGATGGCAGTGCAAGGGGTTGGAGATGGATGAAAAAGCAGCTAAGAGAGCTAGAGATGAGCGCGGGCTTGATATTGTTAATTCGACTATTGATGGTACACGTTTCGAATCTGGCAGCTTTGATTTGATAGTTTTATCCCATGTTCTTGAACATGTGCCGCATCCTCGTCAGGCGCTTCGATGGGTTCGCGAATGGCTAACTGATGATGGATACTTATTCATAACTCTCCCAAATGTCGATAGCTGGGAAAGACGGCGTTTTGGTAAAGATTGGTATCCTTGGGATATTCCACGCCATTTTACTCATTTTTCCCCCTCGACACTTTCAAAATTAATGGCCGAAGAAGGTTTCAAGCCGATAAGTACCCAATTCTTGACTGCTTTTTACCTCCCTCAATCGATGCGCTATCGCCGCCTGGCAATCGCGAGCCCTGTTACTTCTACAGCTTCAGCCAAATCACCCAAGGAAATGATAAAAACCTTTGTCTTCAGGTCGCTTCTAACCTTTGGATCGATCGCAGGGAAAGCAATCCATGGAGAAATCATGGAAGTGATTGCCCGTAAGTCTACTCAGTGA
- a CDS encoding DUF1385 domain-containing protein, translated as MPTGEYLQYGGQAVIEGVMMRSPRYFAIACRSPKQEIVLQSEPIEATWIGRQKWLKRPFLRGTLALLDAMALGIKALQFSANVQLEEEKKEAPEGEAAKVVPDSKSASIQGFAVGGAMVFALIFGMFLFVFLPTYISDLLKARHWQDRSLNMLDGVLRITIFVIYVSVIGMLKDIQRVFQYHGAEHKAVNTLEANLPLTLENAKLQTRLHPRCGTSFIMVVLIISIFVFSFLPRPPIFLRMPLHMIALPIIAGFAYEAIRLAGRFKTKAITKLAFAPGLLSQFLTTREPTDDQIEVALIALKTVVEKEVERDQAVPVA; from the coding sequence ATGCCAACCGGAGAATATCTCCAATACGGCGGACAAGCAGTGATCGAGGGTGTGATGATGCGCAGCCCTCGATATTTTGCTATCGCTTGCCGCAGCCCAAAGCAAGAAATCGTTTTACAATCCGAACCTATTGAAGCTACCTGGATTGGTCGTCAGAAGTGGCTCAAGAGGCCATTTTTAAGAGGCACATTGGCCTTGCTGGACGCGATGGCCCTCGGTATCAAAGCTCTTCAATTTTCTGCTAACGTTCAGTTGGAAGAAGAGAAAAAAGAGGCGCCTGAAGGGGAAGCCGCTAAGGTAGTACCAGACAGTAAATCCGCTTCGATTCAAGGATTTGCAGTTGGCGGGGCGATGGTTTTTGCTTTGATATTCGGCATGTTTTTGTTCGTTTTCTTGCCTACCTACATATCCGACCTCTTAAAAGCGCGTCATTGGCAAGATAGATCGCTCAATATGCTGGATGGCGTACTTCGAATAACCATTTTTGTCATCTATGTGTCAGTTATTGGCATGCTAAAAGATATTCAACGGGTATTTCAATATCACGGCGCAGAGCACAAGGCTGTTAATACCCTCGAAGCGAATTTGCCGTTAACGCTTGAAAATGCAAAACTGCAAACTCGCCTTCATCCCCGCTGCGGCACCAGCTTCATTATGGTGGTGCTCATCATCAGTATTTTTGTGTTTTCATTTTTACCTAGACCGCCAATATTTCTTCGTATGCCTCTGCATATGATCGCGCTTCCCATCATCGCCGGTTTTGCTTATGAGGCGATTCGATTGGCTGGACGTTTCAAGACAAAAGCTATCACCAAGCTAGCCTTCGCCCCTGGTCTTCTTAGTCAATTTCTAACCACTCGTGAACCAACCGATGACCAAATCGAAGTAGCTTTAATTGCGCTTAAAACCGTTGTTGAAAAAGAAGTAGAAAGAGATCAAGCAGTCCCGGTGGCGTGA
- the rpmE gene encoding 50S ribosomal protein L31 — protein MKKAIHPSYVQATVTCACGSVFTSISTRNEIRTEICSQCHPFYTGKQKLVDTEGRVEKFLQKYNLKK, from the coding sequence ATGAAAAAGGCTATACATCCAAGTTATGTTCAGGCCACTGTGACCTGTGCATGCGGAAGCGTTTTTACTTCGATTTCAACAAGAAATGAAATTCGAACAGAAATCTGTTCGCAGTGCCATCCATTTTACACCGGCAAGCAGAAGCTGGTTGACACGGAAGGCCGCGTCGAGAAATTCCTACAGAAGTACAATCTCAAAAAGTAA
- a CDS encoding zinc metalloprotease HtpX, with protein sequence MNIIKTGLLLTVLTMILVWIGGALGGTNGLITALVFAGIMNFSTYWWSDKLAIRMARAEPIEPEQSPQLYQMLQNLSMRAQIPLPKMYVAPNPQPNAFATGRNPEHAAVVVNEGLLRMLPASEIEGVIAHELAHVKNRDTLTMTVAATLAGAISMLGYIARFAMYSQDSRDRGNTFMAAIFAPLAAIIIQLAISRSREYEADRVGAEIAGTPLGLADALEHLEAGVARIPANIAPTQAPLYIVNPLKGGGIFALFSTHPPIAERVRRLREMAGMR encoded by the coding sequence ATGAATATTATTAAAACCGGTTTACTTTTAACTGTCTTAACAATGATCCTTGTTTGGATTGGTGGCGCGCTAGGCGGCACTAACGGATTGATAACCGCGTTAGTATTTGCCGGCATTATGAATTTTTCTACTTATTGGTGGAGTGATAAGTTGGCAATTCGAATGGCAAGAGCGGAACCAATCGAGCCGGAACAATCGCCTCAGCTCTATCAAATGCTACAGAATTTATCCATGAGGGCACAAATTCCGTTGCCCAAAATGTATGTTGCGCCAAATCCTCAACCAAACGCATTCGCGACTGGCCGCAATCCTGAACATGCCGCAGTTGTAGTCAATGAAGGCTTATTGCGGATGCTTCCCGCCTCTGAGATTGAAGGGGTAATCGCACATGAACTTGCACACGTAAAAAATCGCGATACTCTGACAATGACTGTAGCAGCAACGTTGGCGGGCGCTATTTCGATGCTAGGATATATCGCTCGATTCGCTATGTACTCGCAAGACAGCCGCGATAGAGGAAACACTTTCATGGCAGCGATTTTCGCTCCGCTCGCGGCGATTATTATCCAACTTGCCATCTCCCGATCACGTGAGTATGAAGCGGATCGGGTTGGAGCCGAGATAGCCGGTACTCCTTTAGGGCTGGCCGATGCCCTCGAGCATCTTGAAGCTGGCGTTGCGCGTATTCCAGCTAACATCGCGCCCACGCAAGCCCCCTTATATATCGTCAATCCGCTAAAAGGCGGCGGCATATTTGCTCTCTTCAGCACCCACCCCCCAATCGCCGAACGGGTCCGCCGTCTAAGAGAAATGGCAGGAATGAGATAG
- a CDS encoding DUF1559 domain-containing protein, protein MKFNRKFGFTLIELLVVIAIIVILAAILFPVFAAAREKARSVTCINNFGQLGKAFLAYSSDYNDRLPGDGQMGYPPRTGHWVCSGNGCPGCKVQGNFTACRNVAVPEDGVLWSYTKNRDIYRCPTSKIIKDNSYMAPPGWPWMQTPVVPSWNGSMAFVTYSFNKYCNRIRLATVTFPADTFFLYDESGHTINDAQFSPDGWDLHGDQHTDGSHILHLDGHVNRYAYELVKGGWKGAGKLYYHCLPLRRTMDGPS, encoded by the coding sequence ATGAAGTTTAATCGAAAATTTGGATTTACCCTTATCGAGCTTTTGGTTGTTATTGCCATCATTGTTATCCTTGCGGCGATTCTCTTTCCTGTCTTTGCTGCGGCTCGCGAGAAGGCCCGGTCAGTGACCTGTATCAATAATTTCGGTCAGCTTGGGAAAGCATTTCTTGCTTATTCAAGCGATTATAATGACCGCCTTCCAGGCGATGGTCAAATGGGGTACCCGCCCAGAACTGGGCATTGGGTTTGTTCGGGTAATGGTTGTCCAGGATGCAAAGTGCAGGGCAACTTTACTGCCTGCAGGAATGTAGCTGTTCCAGAAGATGGCGTCTTATGGAGTTACACAAAAAACAGAGATATCTACCGATGCCCTACTTCAAAAATTATTAAGGACAACTCCTATATGGCCCCCCCTGGTTGGCCATGGATGCAAACCCCTGTAGTCCCCTCGTGGAATGGGAGCATGGCTTTCGTGACCTATTCCTTCAATAAATACTGCAATCGAATTAGACTGGCAACTGTGACCTTTCCCGCTGACACATTCTTTCTTTATGATGAGAGCGGTCATACGATTAATGATGCTCAATTCAGTCCTGACGGTTGGGATTTGCACGGTGACCAACATACGGATGGGTCTCACATACTTCACCTTGATGGGCATGTTAATCGTTATGCGTATGAATTAGTTAAAGGGGGCTGGAAAGGCGCAGGCAAGCTCTATTATCACTGCCTACCTTTGCGAAGGACGATGGACGGGCCGAGCTAG
- the pfkB gene encoding 1-phosphofructokinase, translating to MVLTVTLNPSIDRTLFVDRIKTCDTNRVKLSQTDAGGKGINVARVLAALGTKVTATGFLGGRNGHLVRGVLTEEGVDCDFVRVDEETRVNISIEEDAQHCPPTTFNEPGPNINDEEWERLVHRVKSAAGHFQWITFGGSLPPGVPKDAYSQLVDIAQKEGAKAVLDADAEVLSLALNQHPYMIKPNVKEAERLLQKELPDEAACVSAAKELNNKGIPLVVLSRGAKGAIIVCDGVAYRAIPPKIEAKSTIGSGDSMIAGILYSLIQNCSIDEALRWGTASGAATALTSGADICTRQQVEDLLSFVKVERL from the coding sequence ATGGTCCTTACCGTCACTCTTAACCCTTCTATCGATCGAACCCTCTTCGTCGATCGGATCAAGACGTGTGATACCAATCGCGTGAAGCTGTCCCAAACGGATGCCGGTGGAAAAGGTATCAACGTCGCTCGTGTTCTCGCCGCTCTTGGTACAAAGGTTACTGCAACCGGATTCTTAGGTGGGCGTAATGGGCACTTGGTTCGCGGCGTCTTAACTGAAGAAGGGGTTGATTGTGATTTCGTCAGAGTGGACGAAGAGACTCGAGTGAATATCAGCATTGAAGAAGATGCCCAGCATTGCCCTCCGACTACATTCAACGAGCCGGGTCCAAATATCAACGATGAAGAGTGGGAGCGTTTGGTTCATCGGGTAAAAAGCGCTGCCGGCCACTTTCAGTGGATTACTTTCGGCGGAAGCCTTCCACCCGGTGTTCCTAAAGATGCTTATTCGCAACTCGTTGATATTGCACAAAAAGAGGGAGCAAAGGCTGTCCTCGATGCGGATGCGGAAGTGTTGAGCCTTGCCTTAAATCAACACCCCTATATGATAAAGCCAAATGTAAAAGAAGCTGAGCGGTTGCTGCAGAAAGAGTTGCCCGATGAGGCGGCATGTGTATCTGCCGCAAAAGAATTGAATAACAAAGGGATCCCTCTGGTCGTCTTATCAAGAGGGGCAAAAGGTGCGATTATTGTTTGCGACGGGGTGGCATACCGCGCAATTCCACCGAAGATCGAAGCGAAGAGTACTATCGGTTCGGGGGACTCGATGATCGCAGGAATTCTTTATAGCCTCATTCAGAATTGCTCTATCGATGAGGCATTGCGGTGGGGAACAGCATCAGGGGCGGCAACGGCTTTGACCTCTGGAGCGGATATTTGTACCCGACAACAAGTCGAAGATTTGCTGAGTTTTGTTAAGGTCGAACGCCTTTAG
- the pfkA gene encoding 6-phosphofructokinase, with protein MKRIGVITSGGDAPGMNAAVRAVVRTAISQGVSVVGFITGYQGMIDNEYIEMESSTVSGIINRGGTILRSARSQDFRNPEGRQKAAETLRTLGVEGLVVIGGDGSLTGAMVFMKETGIPVMGAPGTIDNDLAGTDCTIGFDTSVNTALEAIDKVRDTAYSHDRIFVIEVMGRTKGFIALEVALAGGAEVVIVPEIPFSMEQVCEVLREGKKRGKRSSIVIVAEGAARAVDVAEAISSQTGSDAKYLVVGHMQRGGSPTSFDRVLATRLGTHATELLLAGHSGEMAGIVTEKLVSDPIPIILASEKFLNPDKIRLVNIMGL; from the coding sequence ATGAAACGAATTGGCGTTATTACAAGTGGTGGGGATGCACCGGGAATGAACGCGGCTGTACGCGCAGTTGTCCGCACTGCTATCTCGCAAGGGGTTAGTGTCGTTGGGTTCATCACGGGCTACCAGGGGATGATCGATAACGAGTACATCGAAATGGAAAGCTCCACAGTCAGCGGTATTATAAACCGCGGCGGGACTATTCTCCGTTCTGCTCGAAGCCAAGATTTTCGAAATCCAGAAGGTCGTCAAAAAGCGGCTGAAACCCTTCGTACACTTGGGGTTGAAGGACTGGTTGTAATCGGAGGCGACGGCTCACTCACAGGCGCAATGGTTTTCATGAAGGAAACCGGCATCCCCGTTATGGGCGCGCCCGGAACTATCGATAATGATTTGGCAGGAACGGATTGTACGATAGGTTTCGATACCTCTGTCAACACTGCCCTCGAAGCTATAGACAAGGTTCGTGATACGGCATATTCCCACGACCGCATCTTCGTCATCGAGGTTATGGGTCGAACGAAAGGTTTCATCGCTTTAGAAGTGGCGCTTGCGGGAGGCGCTGAGGTCGTTATTGTTCCTGAGATACCCTTCTCAATGGAGCAAGTCTGCGAGGTACTTCGAGAAGGTAAGAAACGCGGGAAGCGTTCAAGTATCGTAATTGTTGCAGAAGGCGCTGCCAGAGCGGTTGATGTTGCTGAAGCTATTTCAAGCCAAACAGGTAGTGATGCGAAGTATTTGGTTGTTGGACACATGCAAAGAGGCGGTTCGCCAACCTCCTTCGATAGGGTTCTCGCCACTCGGCTGGGAACACATGCAACTGAACTTTTATTAGCGGGTCACAGCGGTGAGATGGCTGGCATCGTGACCGAAAAATTGGTCAGCGATCCTATTCCCATCATACTCGCTTCTGAAAAATTTCTCAATCCGGACAAAATTCGCCTTGTTAATATAATGGGATTATAA